The following coding sequences are from one Oncorhynchus clarkii lewisi isolate Uvic-CL-2024 chromosome 20, UVic_Ocla_1.0, whole genome shotgun sequence window:
- the LOC139375656 gene encoding transmembrane protein 235-like: protein MKLSFSSLVITAGIFGLLSFAFLATAIGSDYWYIIEVNRTNRTDTDVSDSHSGLWITYEGQKVYSYTFNSPNYSDSEMHMLNMHSAIVVLLPLSLVLLVFGGICGLISSLARSPTFLTGTASYLILCSVLTLSGVSLYISYSQQAMAETERLVGAERLAQVVSTSFGWSLGLAWLSFCLEVLAGLLLLLAARLATLQHGPQGHGWPLHVVT, encoded by the exons ATGAAGCTGTCCTTTAGTTCTCTGGTGATCACCGCTGGCATCTTCGGTCTCCTCAGTTTCGCGTTCCTGGCTACGGCGATCGGGAGCGACTACTGGTACATTATTGAGGTGAACAGAACCAACCGGACCGATACAGACGTTTCGGATTCGCATTCCGGATTGTGGATAACTTATGAAG GTCAGAAGGTGTATTCTTACACATTTAACTCCCCCAACTACTCTGATTCTGAGATGCACATGTTGA ACATGCACAGTGCGATTGTGGTCCTATTGCCTCTAAGCCTGGTCCTGCTGGTGTTCGGAGGCATCTGTGGATTGATCAGTTCCCTGGCCCGGAGCCCCACCTTCCTCACTGGCACCGCCTCCTATCTCATCCTCTGCA GTGTTCTGACCCTCTCTGGTGTCAGCCTGTACATCAGTTACTCCCAACAGGCGATGGCTGAGACTGAGAGGCTGGTGGGGGCTGAGCGTTTGGCCCAGGTGGTCAGCACCTCTTTTGGCTGGTCCCTCGGCCTGGCCTGGCTCTCCTTCTGCCTGGAGGTCCTCGctggcctgctgctgctgctagctGCCCGCCTAGCCACCCTGCAGCACGGACCACAAGGCCACGGCTGGCCTCTCCATGTTGTAACCTAA